Genomic segment of Aphelocoma coerulescens isolate FSJ_1873_10779 chromosome 6, UR_Acoe_1.0, whole genome shotgun sequence:
GGGGTTAGTCTTAAGGATAGTTGCCAGTAGGAATCAGTGAGGCCTTCTCTTCCCAATGATTGCATACTAAATGTAGTGCTGGTTGTGTCACTGAGTCGTCCTCCATGGAGCTGGTCGTTTTGCCTCTCCCCAGGCTAGATTTCAAGGCAGGGCAGCAGAAATGCCAGCTGAGAAAGATGAGTATCTTCCTTCCCACATGGAGGGCATCTGAGCGTTTCAGCTGGGTTTCCCATCTGCCGGGCTTGCAGTGGGAATGATTTTGaagcttttctttctgcagagagGCACAGTGGTTCATCCTCAGTCCAGGTGGCTGTAAGAACTTGCTGCTTGGTGCTGATGCTCCTGGtttcttccccagctgctctgcagtgggAAGGGCCAAAAGGGCTGGCATGGTTTCAGATAATCATGGGCTGAGTCAGTGTCTCAGCTTGGATGTCTTCTTTCTCGGGTTGTTTCAGTGTGAAGACCCCGGCCTGGGAGAGCAGTGGGCAGGATGCTTAGGCTGAGGCAGCAATTTTCCCATGCCATGTTTCATGCTGCCGTGCTGGGTACTGCCATCACCCcacagggcacagctgggggctgcctgcagcctgccCAGCACCTGGGCAGAAGCAGCTGGGAGCATGGGGGTTTCTTGGGGCCGTGCACAGTCGGTGCTGTGGTACCAGGATAAGTCCCAAGCCctgctgggtgtccctgggtttAATCGATGCTGAGCCTCCTGTTGCCTGAGGCTGTCACCGGAGAGGTCAGGGAGGTGGAGGTCTGGAAGTGCCTGTTCTGCAAAAACATTCCTAGAAATGTCTGAGCTGGGACATGTCtgcaaatctaaaaaaaaaatccgctGATGGAGGGCAGCTGGGGCTCCGTAGCAGACGGCGCATTTGTGGCATCAGCCATTGACATGAAATGGGGTACCCGAGGCAGGCTGGGCGCTGCAAGGGGCTCCGTGCTGCCCTGAAATGGGGGAGACCCGAGTGTTCCTGGCCTCAGAGGGGTGACCAGGGGGCGGTCGGGGAGGGGCGGTGGGAACACTGTGGCCGTGGTTTCGGTCCGAGGGCACAGCCTTTGAACGCAGGCAGGTGGGGCAGAGAGCGGCGGGGCCCAGGCATCTGCGGGGGGATAAAATGCCTCAATGGGAGCGGGAGGGGGCTGGGCCGGCCCGGGGCCGCAGGTGGGACAGAAAACCAGGAGGAGAGGCGGCCGCGGGAGTCTGGACGGGGCCGAGGAGGGCGgcccgcagccccgggccctgcgggcggggcggccctgcccggccccctGGCCGGGATCCAGCTCCAGGCTTTGCCGGCGGCAGCACCGTTGCGGTGCCCGGGGCCCTCCGCGGCCATTGAGATGGAAATGCCCCGCGGCTGCAGAGCGGAGACCCGGTTCCCAGCCTGAGGGAGGGGTGGCCGCCATTGCCCGGCGGGGCAGCGGGGGCTTCCCTCCGTGTCCGCAGCCTCCCGGAGCCGCGGAATTGGAGAGCGGCGTGGGAGAGGACCCAGGTCCCGGCCGGTACAGGGGCAGACCGTGTGGAGCAGGTTTGTTGCCCGGCGCGCCGGTGCCGGGGCTTTGCAGCGTTCCTGGTGCTGCGAGGGTGGGCTGTGGGAGCAGCCGGGtctgcctgcagccctggggatgGCCGCTCTGGAAAGGCCCTTGGTCTCTCAGTAGTGCTGTTTCTCAGTTTCATGGGTTACATGTGTCGCAGTTCAGGTGCTATTTGTCTCCTGTCCTTGCAGCCTTGCTGGAGCATGATGATCTCGTTTATCTGTCTTGCAGAGATGACTCTCCTGTCCTCCCAGACACCATCCCTGGAGCCATCCTCGGCCGCCACTGAGAGCGCAGAGCAAAGGATGCTGGAGAAGAGGGCCAAAGTTATTGAGGAACTGCTTCAGACAGAGCGGGACTATATCAGAGACCTGGAGATGTGTGTGGAGAGGATCATGGTGCCCCTGCAGCAGGCACAGGTAGGagatgggaagggagggaaagctGTGGTGCAGAACTGGTGAATTGGGGTGAGGATACTGAGTCCATTTAGTTCTCTAAGGCGACAAAGCAGCACGGGAACCCAGAGAGGACATTTAAGCTATTCTGAGGGGAGAAGGGTGGTTCCCACAGCTCCATGCACTTGTTGCAATAGCCCATCTGCTGTGAGATGCTGAACTCTCATCTTTGCTGGGAGCAAGAGACCTGGTAGTAAGTATCACAGATTGATTTTCTGGGGCAGGAAAAGTTTCTCTTCATTTGGTTTATAGGTTAAATTCATTGGCAGGAGAAATAAGATATGGAGTCTCGGCATGGGACAGATTTagtgggaagagaaagagaaaaccagGTGAGCAGAGGCAGAATtgctgggaaagagaaggacACATAAGGAGTGAGAGTTTCAGTGCACTGGGGGACAAGGAAATGCGTACAGGAGTCACTGCGACGAAAGGAGGGCGCACCAGGTGCCTGCTGTGAAGCTGAGGACTCATGGGTTGCAGGAGGGCAATgcgggggtgggtggggggctgTCGGATCTGGCTGGGACATGTTCCCCATCCAGGACATCTCTTTTCCCATTTACTAGATGCAGAACATAGACTTTGAGAGCCTTTTTGGAAACATCCACATGGTAATTaacttctccaagcagctgctgTCCACCTTGGAGGCTTCAGATGCCATTGGTATGAATTCTGCTGTTACCTTTTCTCAGAAGTCTGGGATGGGCATTGCTAGTGGCAGGACATAACAGTTTAAATGGTGGGAGAGGATCACTGGGACTGGGCTTTCTCCCTGCTGGTCCCCATTGCTACTCATCAGTCCAACAGCGAAGCCAAGGAGATCTGTGTTGCCCGAGAGGTCACCATGCTGAGACACAGTGCCTGTGGCCATCCGTGGCCCTTTGCCCCAAAGTGCTGCCAGCTCGAGTTGTTCAGGCCTTGGGCTGCCTGTGCCTTTGCTCTGTGGCCCCAGTGACCAATGTCTCCACTACTCCTCCTGGGAGACCTGGCTTGATTGAGCTCCCCGTGCTGGTGGGTGATGAGGAGGGGTCCTGCATGCTGTAGTAGCACTGTCTTCTTGAGCTGTATGTGTGGAACAGGGACACTGGATGTCTTATCATGAGACACACCAGTGTTTTTGGAGGCAGCTGGGGACCAGGAGACACTCAagtcctgctttgctgctgtcTGCAGGGCCAGTGTTCCTGACACAGCGTGCAGAGCTGGAGAGTGTCTACAGGGTGTATTGCCAGAACCATGATGAGGCCATTGCACTGCTGGAAACCTATGAGAAGGATGAGAAGATGCAGAAACTACTTCTGGACCTGCTGGATAGCCTCAGGTTTGAGTCTCTGGCTGTGGCAGCCACCAGGCTGGGATAGGGGGATCAGTTTCCAACATCCGTGCCCCTCTGTCAGCAGTGTTTGGACAGTTCAGGTGGTGACTGGAGAGGATCTGACTGTGGCACTGCATAGTTCACCAGGCTCTGGGTTCAAATGGCTCCCTGCCCCAATGCACAGGTTCTGGGAAACCTATAGACCCCCTTAAAATCTGCAGAGAAGCCACCAATGTATAGAGAAGGTGGCATGTCCTGGACTGAGGGCTCCTGTTCCCCAAACCCTGACCCACCATGGCTGGTGAGGAAGAAGCTGCTTTGCCTGGCTCAGCGAGTGCCAGGGCTCCAGCTTGTGGAGGTAAATGTCCCGGCAGCCAGCAGTGCCGACAGCTGCTGTGGGAGAACGGGGCTGCCCACTGCCCTGGCAGCCTCACTGGCAGGGCACAGACACTGGCTGCGGGATTGCACACCTGCCACCCTATTAACCCttgcttttctttgctttttggcACTCTCTGGGCCGGCAGGAGCCTGTACAGTGAGTGGTAAGTGCATCCTTCCTCTTAGTCCCTGCTTGTCTGTCCGTGTTGGTCTGGTCATTCCCTTGCAACTAACCTCCTGCCACAGGCTGGGTGCATGCTGGGGGGCCCTAACAGTGCTTTGtggaggcacagctgggaggagaggggtGTCTGTGGCATAATTGCAGCAGTGGCAGTGGGTAGGCTGCACAGGTAGGCAGCACAAGTGATGAGGTGAGGGGAGGTCTTGGGCAGGAAACAGGATTTGGGAGCCCTCAGCCCCGAGGAGCCAGGAAAGCCTTGCAGTGACTGTAGTCCTGCAGTCAGTCTGTCCTGCACTGGGAGACAGATGTGGGAGTTGTGTGGTGGAACAGCATCTGAAACAAGTGGCTCTCTGGCAAGTGTGAGGCTGTGCCTATGTGGGATTTCATGGTGGGTCTGGTAATGGAGAGGATCCTGGCTGGGAAGGATCACCTGGTGCAAGGGAGGACCAGAAACCTGGGGTTGAACTGAGAGCACCAGAGTTCAGGAGTGCAGTGAGTTTGGGCATAAGGGCAGCATGACTTAGAGAGTACAGTGGATTTAGAGGCATTGTAGTTCTGGGTCTGGTTGGCACTGGTTTGAGGGGGCAGAGTTGGACTGACACCTGATACATCTCCTTTGTCCTGTCTTTCCAGGGGTTGCACAAACTACATTAACCTGGGCTCCTTCCTCATCAAACCTGTGCAGAGGGTGATGCGGTACCCACtgctgctgatggagctgctcagTGCCACCCCCGAGGCTCACCCTGATAGGGCACCACTCACAGCTGCTGTCCTCGCAGTCAAAGAAATCAACGTCAACATCAACGAGTACAAGCGCCGGAAGGACCTGGGtgaggagctgggcagagagaGACAGGACTGGGTGTTCTGTGGTTGGTGTCTGCTGGCCACTGAGCCTTAGCTGGCAGCCATGGTCACAGAGGAAATCTCACTGCTCAAGGAAGTTTGGCCTCATCACCTTTGTAACTGCCCTTCGAGTAGCTGCTAGTTGTGAGCAGATCCCCCTCTGCCTCCTCATGTCCAGCTTGCCTGGCTCCCCCAGTTCTCCTTGTGGATTAGGAGCTATGACTCCCCACATCTCTCGTGGCCTTCAGGCACCAAAACTAGATGCAGTACCCAAGTGTAGCCTCCCTGGGACTGAACAGAGGGAGAAAATTACTCCCTTTGATACCTGCTGGCCaccctccctgttttcccttgGAAGCCCCTGGTTCATGCAGATCTTACACTTTAGTCCTGCCTCATAGCCCCACTGAAGCTGAGGTGACAGAAGCTGCCTATCATTATTGCTTGCATTTGCTAAAGAAGCAATGTAGAAGCATATGTCCAGTGATTGTTGTACACCATCTTCTACGTCATCTTATGCTGGCATTATGCATAATCCTGTGGAAGAGCTTGAATGGTTTGTCTGCAAACTGTAGGGCATCTCAAGAACCAAATAGGTGGCACAGTgctggatgggatgggaggtTATGATACAAtattttacaagggcatgtagtgataggactgGATAAACTGAGAGaaagtagatttagattagatataaggaaaaaattctgtacactgagggtggtgaggcattggATCAGGCTGCCTGTAGAAGTTGTGGATGAAAGTGTTCAAGacaaggttggatggggctttgagcaacttggtctagtagatgtccctgcccatggcagaggggttagaactagatgatttttaggtcacttccaacccaagccattctctAATGATGCGTGGGGTTCTTCAGACTACAGAGGCTTGGGGAAGAGGAGAACTAATAAGTTGATTGTTGATGAGGCAGTGTAAGACATGGGTATTTGTGCTTACAAAGGTTTTGATTTCTGTATCGATCTCTTTAGTGCTAAAGTACAGAAAAGGGGATGAGGATAGCCTCATGGAGAAGATCTCCAAGCTCAACTTCCACTCTATCATCAAGAAATCCAACCGTGTGAGCAGCCACCTCAAGCATCTCACAGGCTTTGCACCCCAGGTACTGTGCATCAGGTGCACTTACACCCTGCAGTGCTTCTCCAGAGGTACCTGCTGTCCCCCCACACCCCTTCCCCCGTGCAGCTCTCACCCAGGCCAGGGAGGCAGAGTGAGCATAGGGTCTGAACCACCCATCTCTGCTGTCCAGCTTGTGGGCAGGAGGGCCCCACATCTTGCACTCTGGGAGGTGCTGAGTCCTGCATCGCCTCCCTTGAAACACTTTCTCTCACAGCTAAAGGATGAAGCCTTTGAAGAGACAGAGAAAAACTTCCGGATGCAGGAGCGTCTGATCAAGTCCTTCATCCGGGACCTTTCCCTCTACCTGCAGCATGTCCGGGTGAGTCTGTCTGGGTGTGATGCCCAGCCCGTGGGGCTCAGCATGCCCCTCGTGTCTGCATGGTGTGTCCCTGCAGTGCCTCTGGCCACGGCTCCTGCCTCAGCCCTGCAGAGGGgtctgggctgccctgggagcccCTTCTGGGCAGCAAGGATGGCTCATCTGACTATGTCTCTCTCCCTGGTGCAGGAATCAGCTTGTAtgaaggcactggcagcaggGAGCATGTGGGACCTGTGCACAGAGAAGGGAAGTGGGGACTTGGACCAGTTCCAGAAAGTGAATCGTCTCATCAGCGACCAGCTCTTCTCCAGCTTTGTGAGTGAGGCTGTGCTCTCGCGTGCTGGGGATGCCCCTTGGGGCCCATGCTGGGGGTCTGCTGCAGATGGGCAGGccctgggaggctgcagggagggtAACCTGGGAGAGCTGTGAGCATTCCTCCTTAGCTCTGCCCTCCTGAGAGCTTTGATGCCTGGGAGTTTATGAATGTGCCTGTTAGATACACATTTTTTCAGCCATACCTGAAATGCTACAGCTCTTTATGTGAGTGGTTCAGGTGCTTCCCATAGAGTTACCCATGCTGGCACAGTTATGTAAGATTATAGAATAATTgctgttggaagggacctctggagatccagTGGGTGCCAGCAGGAGACAGTGACTATACTGTCCTGGggaggttgtgtgctggagagtGAGCTGCTGGCGTTCACAGTGGGAGAGAGCACCTTGTCTCACCTTCTCACTGCACCTCTGTCCCCCAGAAAGAGCGGACGGAGCGGCTGGTGAGCTCgcccctgagccagctgctgAGCATGTTTGCGGGGCCCCACAAGCTGGTGCAGAAACGCTTCGACAAACTCCTCGACTTCCACAACTGCACCGAGCGAGCGGAGAAGCTGAAGGACAAGCGAAcgctggaggagctgcagtcAGCCCGCAACAACTACGAGGCCCTCAATGCGCAGCTGCTGGACGAGCTGCCCAAGTTCCTGCGCTTCGCCAAGGAGCTGTTTGCCAGCTGCGTGCGGGGCTACGCCGAGGCACACTGCGACTTCGTGCGCCTGGCCCTGGAGGAGCTCAGACCCCTGCTGTCGGTGGGTTCCTGCAGTGCAGGCAGCACCCTGGGCTCAGAGCAGCACTGATCCCTGCAGGGTTTATCCCTGAGCATCACTGGGACCTGTCACATCGTGGAGGAAGCTGCTACTGCGGTTTCAGGCCACAAGTGACTTGTGGAGGGCTCCTGTGGGATGCTCGGGTCAGGCATTGCAGGGTTATGATGCAATTGTGTGTAGAAGGCTCTTGGAGCAGTGGCAGAAGAGCATTCTCCTGGGAGAATCTCGGGTCATGAGTTTGGGGACCACTTAGAGCTGAGTCCAGACAGGACTGCAGACCTGGGTCTTACACAAATCACGGGCAGGACTCAGACCCCTGCCGTGGTCTGCTCTGTAGCTCTTGGCTGCTTCTCCCAGCAGCTGTCACCTAACCAGGATCCCCAACTTTGCTCTGGTTCCAGTTGCTGAAGGTGTCTGGCAGGGAGGGGAACCTGATTGCCATCTTCCAGGATGAGCACAGTCGagtcctccagcagctccaggccttCACCTTCTTCCCAGAGTCCCAGGCGGCTCCCAAGAAGACTTTTGAAAGGAAGAGCATGGAACGGCAGTCTGCCCGGCGGCAGCCCCTTGTCGGCCTGGTGAGTGCCCTCTGCCCGGTGTCAGGGCTTGCAGAGCCCAGGACAGCCACTCACACCTGCCTTGTTCCTCTGCAGCCGACCTACCTCCTGCAGTCAGACGACATCCGAGCCACCCTCCTGGCCCGCTATCCCCCAGAGAGCCTCTTCCAGGCTGACCGCAATTTCAATGCTGCCCAAGACCTGGATGTCTCCCTGTTGGAAGGAGACATTGTGGGCGTCATCAAGAAGAAGGACCCCATGGGCAGCCAGAATCGCTGGCTCATCGACAATGGGGGTAGGTGGCTGTTCCCTGCCCTTGGTGCCTGCTGTGAGTCCCCTCCTCTGGTCTCCCTGTGCCCCAATCTGagctcccttcctctccctctctgcagTGACGAAAGGCTTTGTGTACAGCTCCTTTCTGAAGCCCTACAACCCCCGCCGCAGCCAGTCAgacatctctgtgggcagccacTCTTCCAACGAGTCggagcacagcagctgctctccccaAAGCAACGCCACCCTGACCTTCAGCCCCAGTGGGGCGGCTGTCACCTTCACTCAGAAACCCCTGCAGGACTCTGCCTCACCAGCAGATGTGTACCAGTCCCAACAGCCCCCACTGGAGGTGGActccccctctctgccccagcTTGGCTCTGGTGACAGGACAGCCCCACTGGCTGGGACAGTGACGTCTCAGCGCCGCTACAGCCGCCCCGAGccaggctgcagccccagctctcgCAACAGGCACCCCACCAAAGCACATCTCAGGCCCACACCCTCGGTGGAGGACAGAGACTCTGGGCTGG
This window contains:
- the DNMBP gene encoding dynamin-binding protein isoform X3 codes for the protein MEDPRQPQLLSWEYEDCCAVRREDVAGCNDRPRVTRRQYPGSRGADSGWDGSRRQEGISVDQQSRNGDCGGFWKGEMQYMDCRKADDVWEGKRQDIEGRNYRLYEREGVQNRNCSSEIREGQNREDRVPGQYRERGRQYGEDRGLGDCRKEGRWYQDYRDPTDYSEDERYSRKKELWHRQERDSGEYRERRRQYREDGGNLVYREGERGYRDDGGPRAYREQERPHVGTRDQVDQEDTEQQRRPKGHVMDHSSPGRGCEVPAFAVRSSGDGGMNLGSGTCYTQFKTCVVDYDSYGELEGEAPGPGMPAKSSSGAECSRVRTGRPDWSQLWEQEAEEANRVGSVLQRNSFYRRTAPSALRHSEFVQTRKKKQEMTLLSSQTPSLEPSSAATESAEQRMLEKRAKVIEELLQTERDYIRDLEMCVERIMVPLQQAQMQNIDFESLFGNIHMVINFSKQLLSTLEASDAIGPVFLTQRAELESVYRVYCQNHDEAIALLETYEKDEKMQKLLLDLLDSLRSLYSEWGCTNYINLGSFLIKPVQRVMRYPLLLMELLSATPEAHPDRAPLTAAVLAVKEINVNINEYKRRKDLVLKYRKGDEDSLMEKISKLNFHSIIKKSNRVSSHLKHLTGFAPQLKDEAFEETEKNFRMQERLIKSFIRDLSLYLQHVRESACMKALAAGSMWDLCTEKGSGDLDQFQKVNRLISDQLFSSFKERTERLVSSPLSQLLSMFAGPHKLVQKRFDKLLDFHNCTERAEKLKDKRTLEELQSARNNYEALNAQLLDELPKFLRFAKELFASCVRGYAEAHCDFVRLALEELRPLLSLLKVSGREGNLIAIFQDEHSRVLQQLQAFTFFPESQAAPKKTFERKSMERQSARRQPLVGLPTYLLQSDDIRATLLARYPPESLFQADRNFNAAQDLDVSLLEGDIVGVIKKKDPMGSQNRWLIDNGVTKGFVYSSFLKPYNPRRSQSDISVGSHSSNESEHSSCSPQSNATLTFSPSGAAVTFTQKPLQDSASPADVYQSQQPPLEVDSPSLPQLGSGDRTAPLAGTVTSQRRYSRPEPGCSPSSRNRHPTKAHLRPTPSVEDRDSGLENSESEGNQVYYALYTFKGRNTNELSVSANQRLRILQFEDITGNQEWWLAEAHGKQGYVPSSYIRKTEYT
- the DNMBP gene encoding dynamin-binding protein isoform X4, which codes for MLPEMTLLSSQTPSLEPSSAATESAEQRMLEKRAKVIEELLQTERDYIRDLEMCVERIMVPLQQAQMQNIDFESLFGNIHMVINFSKQLLSTLEASDAIGPVFLTQRAELESVYRVYCQNHDEAIALLETYEKDEKMQKLLLDLLDSLRSLYSEWGCTNYINLGSFLIKPVQRVMRYPLLLMELLSATPEAHPDRAPLTAAVLAVKEINVNINEYKRRKDLVLKYRKGDEDSLMEKISKLNFHSIIKKSNRVSSHLKHLTGFAPQLKDEAFEETEKNFRMQERLIKSFIRDLSLYLQHVRESACMKALAAGSMWDLCTEKGSGDLDQFQKVNRLISDQLFSSFKERTERLVSSPLSQLLSMFAGPHKLVQKRFDKLLDFHNCTERAEKLKDKRTLEELQSARNNYEALNAQLLDELPKFLRFAKELFASCVRGYAEAHCDFVRLALEELRPLLSLLKVSGREGNLIAIFQDEHSRVLQQLQAFTFFPESQAAPKKTFERKSMERQSARRQPLVGLPTYLLQSDDIRATLLARYPPESLFQADRNFNAAQDLDVSLLEGDIVGVIKKKDPMGSQNRWLIDNGVTKGFVYSSFLKPYNPRRSQSDISVGSHSSNESEHSSCSPQSNATLTFSPSGAAVTFTQKPLQDSASPADVYQSQQPPLEVDSPSLPQLGSGDRTAPLAGTVTSQRRYSRPEPGCSPSSRNRHPTKAHLRPTPSVEDRDSGLENSESEGNQVYYALYTFKGRNTNELSVSANQRLRILQFEDITGNQEWWLAEAHGKQGYVPSSYIRKTEYT
- the DNMBP gene encoding dynamin-binding protein isoform X5 — encoded protein: MTLLSSQTPSLEPSSAATESAEQRMLEKRAKVIEELLQTERDYIRDLEMCVERIMVPLQQAQMQNIDFESLFGNIHMVINFSKQLLSTLEASDAIGPVFLTQRAELESVYRVYCQNHDEAIALLETYEKDEKMQKLLLDLLDSLRSLYSEWGCTNYINLGSFLIKPVQRVMRYPLLLMELLSATPEAHPDRAPLTAAVLAVKEINVNINEYKRRKDLVLKYRKGDEDSLMEKISKLNFHSIIKKSNRVSSHLKHLTGFAPQLKDEAFEETEKNFRMQERLIKSFIRDLSLYLQHVRESACMKALAAGSMWDLCTEKGSGDLDQFQKVNRLISDQLFSSFKERTERLVSSPLSQLLSMFAGPHKLVQKRFDKLLDFHNCTERAEKLKDKRTLEELQSARNNYEALNAQLLDELPKFLRFAKELFASCVRGYAEAHCDFVRLALEELRPLLSLLKVSGREGNLIAIFQDEHSRVLQQLQAFTFFPESQAAPKKTFERKSMERQSARRQPLVGLPTYLLQSDDIRATLLARYPPESLFQADRNFNAAQDLDVSLLEGDIVGVIKKKDPMGSQNRWLIDNGVTKGFVYSSFLKPYNPRRSQSDISVGSHSSNESEHSSCSPQSNATLTFSPSGAAVTFTQKPLQDSASPADVYQSQQPPLEVDSPSLPQLGSGDRTAPLAGTVTSQRRYSRPEPGCSPSSRNRHPTKAHLRPTPSVEDRDSGLENSESEGNQVYYALYTFKGRNTNELSVSANQRLRILQFEDITGNQEWWLAEAHGKQGYVPSSYIRKTEYT